Genomic segment of Dactylococcopsis salina PCC 8305:
CGTTTTCCGACGGGTTTGTATAATTCCTCAACGATCGAAAATCCCATGGGCGCGTAAAACACATCAATAAAGTCTTGGACGACTTCATTTTGAGAGACTTCAAAGGTTTCTCCGAGGGTAATCAAGTTTGGACAAGACTCTCTCAACTCTGCTTTTAATTCTCGCAGAAATTGTTCGGCATGATTGTAATCTCGTTGGCAGTATTGGAGAATTAAGCCATCAATGTAGTCAATGCGAATGATTTTGAGACGATAGGTTTTGATAAAACTCACAATCTTCTCAATCAACATTCGTCGAATTTCGGGAAGCGCGAGATTTAACATCCAAGTGCCATAATCTCGGAAGAGATAGGCTTCGTAATCCACAAACCCCCCTTGCTTCCCCCCTAATAGGGGGGATTGAGGGGGGTTGATTTGATCCATCGAACCTGGAAACGGGTTTCGCACTTGGTGAGCAAAAATCAGATCGGGGATGATTTGAATTTGTTCGCCGTAGAATCGATCGACGAGGCGTTTAAATTCTTGCGGTGTGCCGATTTGCCAATCGAGATCAACAAAATTATAGGTGAGATAGTTGTATTTGGGGTTAAGATGGCTTCGATCGGCGACAGAAGAGCTAACCGCAACCATAATCTCATCCACTGCTAATTCTGCCAAACTGCCAGGGATATCTGTTTGTAGAATGCGACTCGCTAGAGATTGATTGGCTAAATCTTCTCGTTGATTATTCGGTGCATATTTTCCCCCTTTATACCCAGCCAACAAGCCTTCTAAAGTGGTTTCCATCAAAATGCGACCCTGTTTAATTGCGGGAGGATCATGTTCCCACTGATGACGCAACTGCGGCACATAAATTTTCTCGTAGCAACTGGCAAGATGATTTAAAGGCGCGATCAGTTGCCAGTCTCCTCCCTCTTGCTTGTAGCGAAATTGCAACTGCGTTCCGATCGCAATTGCTTCTAATTCTAGCCACCAAGCAGAATGCTCTCCATCTGGTGGATTTAACGGTTGCCATTCTTGCGTTGCTTTGACTTCCACTGTGAAAGCGTTGGGATTTTGTTCGCCCCCTGGGAGATAAACCGCCAGTTTTAGATTCACCGTGTCATCGGAAAATACGGCGGTTACTTGCGAGAGATATTGGGCGCAATAGCCTGATTCCCATTCCTCATTCTTGATGGCGCTGCGATCGCCCTTGATAAGTTTTGATAATAGAAAGTTGCTTTTAGTTTGCATAATCTCAATGGTCTAGCTGTGTTTGTTAAGAAAATATTTTTATTTTTAACGGTATGTTAAGTATAATAAACCTAACTTGAGCAAACGTCCTCATGGTTGTTGAGGAATTGTGCTGAAGTAATTACAAGTTTGGTTACATAAATTACAAAGATATAATAAATGGATTTTATTTCACTGTGGTTAGCTTACCAATTAAATGTCGTTTCACCAACGCCAGACCTCGCTAGAGATTTCAGCAACGAGGAGATGCAATTGGTGTTTCAAATTGCTTCAACAGAACAACCCTCGCAACTAGCAGAACCGACAGTTGAGCAACGGTCAGCAACCAAGAGCAACTCAAATGTCTCCTCTGATGCTGACCAAGAACCGCTAACGGTTAAAATCAATAATCTAGGGCAAGGGTTGCAGGTTGCCTTTAATGATAATAATGGTAACGATTTGAGTTCCTTTTGGTCTGGCGTTTTAAACACACTCCGAGAAAGTGTGATGAGAATCATCAAGACGTTACAAAATTTAATCATCAACGTCCCTGAAGGAGAAACAGAAGAAGAAGCGGAATTGGTCTCAGAGCCAACTTTCTCTCAGTTGCGCTATCTGGGAATTAAAGATATTAATAATTTAACTCGTCTCTCTGCCAGAGAAATCAACGATTTTGCTCCCATGGCGAAAAAGCCAGTGGTGAGCCCAGATGTGGAAAAATTGCGTCTAGCTTCGGTAGAAAAACTGGATCAACAACCCAAATACAATCAGTTTGAGCCGCAAGTGGGAACAAGATTCCATGATGATGGTTCGGTAACGTTACGAGTGCTAGTAGGAAATGATTTTGAGCGCTTGCACGTGATTGGTGATTTCAATAACTGGGGAGAAGCGGAAAATTTAGCGGACTATCAATTGCAACCCACCGCCAAAAATCCCCATATCCACGCGGTAACGCTTCCGCCAGATGACTACCATAAAAAACAATATCGGCTTGTGGATCAAGATGGCGAGCAACGGTTAGATTTAGGGGCTACGATGCTCTCCACTCCCGCATTTAATGAACGCTTCTATGATACTCTCAGCAGTGAGCAACTTAATTCTATTTTCTGGAAACCCACTGCTAATCAGAATCAGGAACAGCCTTCTCCTTTGGATTTGAGAGGAAAACAATTAACGATCGCAGAAGCTGATGTTCTCTCTCTCGCCTTAAAATGGCAATGTCAAAACCCCCATTCTGGTTTTTATGGGGATACGGGAGAAGAACATATTCCCCGTTTATACAATTTTGTCCGCGAATGTGGTTTACCGGAAGCAATGGCAAAATTAGGCTATAACACAGTGGAATTTATGCCTCTGGATACCCATGTTGATTTCTGGCAACCTGACGCGGAATATCTTCCAGACTGGCGTTATAGCTATCAAACGATTAGTTTTTATGGGAAACATCCCGACTTTGGAAGTCCCGATGAATTGCGTCAGATGATTGATGCGTTCCATGAAACTGATGTTGCGGTGTTATTAGATGTGGTTTATAGTCACTATTCCCCGCGTGGGAATAATCCTCCCCGTGAATTTGCTCCTGTGGGATTTTCTCAGTATGTGGGAGAAGATGGAAACGAATTATATGCGGGAAATTTGACGGAATGGGGAACTCGTCGCTTTAATTACACTCCAGAAGTTCGTCAAAATCTCATTGATGCTGGTTTGGTGAATTTGATTGATTATGGGTTTGATGGCTTGCGGATTGATAATGTCAATGGAATTGATGCTCAACCGAATGGACGAGAGTTTCTCCGAGAGTTGACGGAAGCGGTTGATGCTTATCGCCCACAAGCGGTAGTGATTGGAGAAGGTTACTTCGGTGATCCAATCTTGAATCGATCGCGGGATGCGGGTGGTGCTGGCTTACTCACCACTTACAGCGATCGGTTTTATCTCTGGTTTACGGAAAATCTGCTGAAATATACCGAGGAAATCGACACTTGGAAATTAGACCATATGCTTTCCGAAGATTGGTCTTTGGCGATGTTATATTATCCAGGCAACCATGATGAGTTTGCCAATCCAGGAAACTCCTTCCAAGCAAGAGGTCGCTATTTAGCAGATGCCATAGATGGGGGAGAACATAACCAGAAAATTCGTTCTTGGTCAGCATTAACCATGTTTGCTAGTTCCTATTATTTAGATATGTTCCAACTGTGGACAATGCAAGAAGGGAACTTAAACAGCAATTCACCTGTGGACTGGTCGCAATTGACGAAGCCAGAAGTGGCGCAAATGGTGCAGTTTCAAGGGGATATGAAACGATTTTTCCGTTCTCAACCCGCGTTTGCTCCTTATAATATGCACCGTAATATGTTGCACTGGGTCGATCACGAAAATAAAGTGATTGTCTTTGAGCGCATCGACTACGAAACGGGACAACGGGTTTATGCGGTGACGAATTTAGGGGATCACGCGATCGAGAATTACGCGCTCCCTGTCTTCCCCGAAGAGGCGAAATTTGAGATTGCTTTAGACAGCGATCGAGAAATTTACGGCGGTGAAGGAAACAATCCGACCTATACCCAAGCGCAAGATCATAAGGTAGAGTTTTCTTTGGACGCTTATGGGGTTGTGGGTTTAGTCCAAGCTGACGGTTATCAACCCGTACCAGCAACAGACATTCCCGATGAAGCACCCATCAAGCGGACTGGCTTCAATGATGAGCCATTCTACACTGAAAAATACCGTCCGTAACCTAATGACCAAAAGACTGTCAAAAGTAAGTAATTGGGGGCATAATGCCCCTAAATTGAGTTCTTGGAAAAGACTGATTCTCGTCAGCATTATTAGTTTATTTTTTAGTTGGGGTCAGCCTGCTTGTGCTGATTCCAACTTTTCTACTTTAAATTGGGTGGGAAATATGTTTCCCTCTGGCACTTCCAACATTATTCTCCCCACAGGAGAATCCTTTAGCGTTTATACCCAAGTGTATAAAGAAGGCGTAACGGGTTCTTATGGACAGGGGAGCGACATTGTTTGTACCCTTTACTGGGGAGAAGTGAAGCGTTTTGGCGGCGATTGGCAAACCGTCAATATGACCCCGATGTCCTACATTGGCGATGCTAACGATAACGATGAGTATCGCGCCGTAATTTCTCCTGACACAGGGTTATATGAATATACCACTCGCTGCGCGGAAGAGAAAACTTCTACAGTACGCTGGCAAAGTGGCGGCAATGGTCGTCTTACCATTAGCCCCGTTCCCAACGCGCCAGAAAGAAGACAAGCTATGTGGTTAGACCAAAAAAATATTGCTTGGAATCAAGAGGAAGGTGTAACTTATGAGTTACATTACGCGCCAAGTGGTAATTTAATGGTGCCAGTGCGAAGTGGTGATGGGATTAATTTAACAGGTGGTGAAACTTTATCTTGGGATAGTTATGAAAACTTTCCCCATATTAATGGTTATCAAGCCTGGCAAGTTCCTTCCGCCGTCAAGCCTTTAATCTCAGCAATTTTGAAAAGTGAAAGCGCGATCGCGGCGTATGATGAAAACGGTAAGCTGATCGATGCGACAGGGATTCAGTTACAAGGGGTTCTTGATGATCTGTATAACTATTCTGGTGAGCTAGGGGTGGTTTACAATCAGGGAACACCCGCCCTCAAAGTGTGGGCCCCAACGGCGAAATCCGTCACCCTCCATCGCTATGAAAATGCGAGTCCCAATGCTTCTTCTACTCCATCGGAAATGAACTTTGATCCCCAAACAGGAGTCTGGACAGTAGTGGGCGATCGAAGCTGGGATAAACAGTATTATCTTTACGAAGTAGAAGTGTATGTTCCCTTTACTGGCAAAGTAGAGAAAAATTTTGTCACCGATCCTTATTCGGTGAATCTCTCTCAAGATAGTCGTTTCAGCCAGATTGTCGATATCTATGACGATCCGAGTTTGAAACCAGAGGGTTGGAATCAGATAGCGAAACCGCCATTAGACGCACCCGAAGACATGGCAATTTATGAAGTCCATGTGCGAGACTTTAGTCGCGATGATTTAACCGTTGCTGAGGTCGATCGAGGGACATTTAACGCCTTCAGCTATAACGGGCAAAATGGCAAACCCTTCTCCGACGGGATGAAACACCTCACGAAACTCGCCGAAGCTGGATTAACCCATATCCATCTTTTAC
This window contains:
- a CDS encoding alpha amylase C-terminal domain-containing protein; its protein translation is MDFISLWLAYQLNVVSPTPDLARDFSNEEMQLVFQIASTEQPSQLAEPTVEQRSATKSNSNVSSDADQEPLTVKINNLGQGLQVAFNDNNGNDLSSFWSGVLNTLRESVMRIIKTLQNLIINVPEGETEEEAELVSEPTFSQLRYLGIKDINNLTRLSAREINDFAPMAKKPVVSPDVEKLRLASVEKLDQQPKYNQFEPQVGTRFHDDGSVTLRVLVGNDFERLHVIGDFNNWGEAENLADYQLQPTAKNPHIHAVTLPPDDYHKKQYRLVDQDGEQRLDLGATMLSTPAFNERFYDTLSSEQLNSIFWKPTANQNQEQPSPLDLRGKQLTIAEADVLSLALKWQCQNPHSGFYGDTGEEHIPRLYNFVRECGLPEAMAKLGYNTVEFMPLDTHVDFWQPDAEYLPDWRYSYQTISFYGKHPDFGSPDELRQMIDAFHETDVAVLLDVVYSHYSPRGNNPPREFAPVGFSQYVGEDGNELYAGNLTEWGTRRFNYTPEVRQNLIDAGLVNLIDYGFDGLRIDNVNGIDAQPNGREFLRELTEAVDAYRPQAVVIGEGYFGDPILNRSRDAGGAGLLTTYSDRFYLWFTENLLKYTEEIDTWKLDHMLSEDWSLAMLYYPGNHDEFANPGNSFQARGRYLADAIDGGEHNQKIRSWSALTMFASSYYLDMFQLWTMQEGNLNSNSPVDWSQLTKPEVAQMVQFQGDMKRFFRSQPAFAPYNMHRNMLHWVDHENKVIVFERIDYETGQRVYAVTNLGDHAIENYALPVFPEEAKFEIALDSDREIYGGEGNNPTYTQAQDHKVEFSLDAYGVVGLVQADGYQPVPATDIPDEAPIKRTGFNDEPFYTEKYRP